One Periplaneta americana isolate PAMFEO1 chromosome 8, P.americana_PAMFEO1_priV1, whole genome shotgun sequence genomic region harbors:
- the LOC138704214 gene encoding ankyrin-3-like — protein MAMFDAVLIATLLGCFTAGRGLVLQHVTPQVVHLKEGNRLILQAYVESEEDNLWFFRPDNREISEFDSRVDITREEFVIQLHIWRVDRYQSGVYTLKGFDVWSNERLNWSVTVQVIPQIHVSMDTASTYAANADQAALKCQAPYQSDVTWEYHGRDVTIRDAGYKIIKRYDQCEELSTLDSNKRKALLLEAARSGDFIQMSKLLLLGTPVDGDSSSEKSPLCISSLNRHIEVVQLLLNAGANYSMVVGDFNMLSDIEYTHSIFFTPFHCAALSESVQLVEIFLARGINPNDYKIETTPPVNFAALSGSIPMVQVFLSRDVDVNSKDINGCTPIFFAVYSRSLLLVKYLIDKGANPLVTDIYGNTLLTYAARIVSLPIVKYLLSIGLNPLQNGLHGETPIFDAVRSGSVPILESFLLWGANATSVNAFTKSLLHVAARGYHLTKTKELIAERLKNTPVDINSDTPFHSATYKGNLPVVQFLVEAGASLDFADNYGETPLHEAANRGNLPLVQFLVGAGASPDVADNDGETPLHKAANSGHLPVVQFLVGAGASPDVAQNDGETPLHMAAYHGYLPVVQFLVRAGTSPDVADNDGETPLHKAAHQGYLPVVKFLIKAGANPAKVNKSGKTTIELAKSNNMSKVVKWLSRLKI, from the exons ATGGCAATGTTTGATGCAGTGTTGATCGCTACACTTCTGGGGTGCTTCACTGCAG GTCGCGGCTTGGTTCTGCAGCATGTAACACCACAAGTCGTCCATTTGAAGGAGGGCAACAGGCTGATCTTACAAGCATACGTGGAGTCCGAGGAAGATAACCTTTGGTTCTTTAGGCCAGACAACAGAGAAATAAGCGAATTCGACAGTAGGGTGGATATCACCAGAGAAGAGTTCGTCATACAATTGCACATCTGGCGGGTAGACCGTTACCAGTCAGGTGTCTATACCTTGAAGGGGTTCGACGTCTGGAGTAACGAACGTCTTAACTGGTCCGTGACTGTACAGG TTATTCCTCAAATCCACGTCTCCATGGATACCGCCTCCACGTACGCTGCCAATGCCGACCAAGCTGCATTGAAATGCCAGGCTCCGTATCAAAGTGACGTCACGTGGGAGTATCATGGACGTGACGTCACCATAAGGGACGCAGGCTACAAAATTATCAAACGGTACGATCAATGCGAG GAACTCTCGACGCTTGACTCTAATAAAAGAAAAGCACTTCTGTTGGAGGCAGCCAGGAGCGGAGATTTCATACAGATGTCTAAATTACTCTTGCTGGGAACTCCAGTGGACGGAGATTCATCTTCTGAGAAGTCCCCTCTTTGTATTTCTTCTCTCAATCGACACATCGAAGTGGTCCAATTATTGCTGAACGCAGGAGCAAATTATTCTATGGTTGTCGGTGATTTTAATATGCTCTCGGATATTGAGTACACACATTCTATATTTTTCACACCTTTTCATTGTGCAGCATTGTCGGAATCAGTCCAATTAGTTGAAATATTTCTTGCCCGAGGCATTAACCCAAATGActataaaattgaaactacaccACCTGTTAACTTTGCAGCTCTCTCAGGATCTATACCGATGGTCCAAGTATTCTTGTCGAGGGATGTGGACGTGAATAGCAAGGACATAAATGGTTGCACGCCCATATTCTTTGCAGTCTATTCGAGATCACTTTTACTCGTTAAGTATTTAATAGACAAAGGTGCGAATCCTCTTGTCACTGACATCTATGGTAATACTCTCTTGACATATGCAGCTAGAATAGTTTCGCTTCCTATAGTGAAATACCTTCTATCCATAGGCTTAAATCCTTTACAGAATGGTTTGCATGGCGAGACACCCATTTTTGATGCAGTACGTTCAGGATCTGTTCCCATATTGGAATCTTTTCTCTTGTGGGGAGCAAATGCTACATCTGTAAACGCCTTCACAAAGTCATTGCTACACGTTGCGGCAAGGGGATATCACTTAACCAAGACAAAGGAGCTAATTGCCGAGAGATTGAAGAATACACCTGTTGATATTAATAGTGACACACCATTCCACTCTGCAACGTATAAAGGAAATTTGCCAGTTGTTCAGTTTCTTGTCGAGGCAGGTGCTAGCCTAGACTTTGCTGATAATTATGGTGAGACTCCACTCCACGAGGCTGCAAACAGGGGCAACCTGCCACTTGTTCAGTTTCTTGTCGGAGCTGGTGCTAGTCCAGACGTTGCTGACAATGATGGTGAGACTCCGCTTCACAAGGCGGCAAATTCGGGCCACCTGCCAGTTGTTCAGTTTCTTGTCGGAGCTGGTGCTAGTCCAGACGTTGCTCAAAATGATGGTGAGACTCCGCTTCACATGGCGGCATATCACGGTTACCTCCCAGTTGTTCAGTTTCTTGTCCGGGCAGGAACTAGTCCAGACGTTgctgataatgatggtgaaactCCGCTTCACAAGGCGGCACATCAGGGTTACTTGCCAGTTGTTAAGTTTCTTATCAAGGCAGGAGCAAATCCTGCAAAAGTTAACAAATCTGGGAAGACAACTATAGAATTGGCAAAAAGCAATAACATGTCTAAAGTTGTGAAATGGTTGTCACGACTGAAGATATAG